One genomic segment of Roseovarius sp. EL26 includes these proteins:
- a CDS encoding DUF1636 domain-containing protein, giving the protein MTTWITICDTCKQDDWDEATHSRPHGQDLADLVEAQAEGRDVRTRRVSCLMGCKHGCNVAIQASGKLAYTLGRFAPEQDAAEAIVDYAELHAQSTSGQVPFKQWPQGVKGHFVTRHPPLPSDDQD; this is encoded by the coding sequence ATGACCACCTGGATTACGATCTGCGACACCTGCAAGCAGGATGACTGGGACGAGGCGACGCACAGCCGACCGCATGGGCAGGATCTGGCGGATCTGGTTGAGGCGCAAGCCGAGGGCCGCGATGTCCGCACCCGCCGTGTGTCTTGTCTGATGGGCTGCAAACACGGCTGCAACGTTGCCATTCAGGCCTCCGGTAAGCTGGCCTATACCTTGGGTCGTTTCGCCCCGGAGCAGGACGCAGCTGAGGCGATTGTCGATTATGCCGAACTGCATGCGCAATCGACCAGTGGGCAAGTGCCGTTCAAACAATGGCCGCAAGGTGTAAAGGGGCATTTTGTCACCCGCCATCCGCCACTGCCGTCTGACGATCAAGACTAA
- the groL gene encoding chaperonin GroEL (60 kDa chaperone family; promotes refolding of misfolded polypeptides especially under stressful conditions; forms two stacked rings of heptamers to form a barrel-shaped 14mer; ends can be capped by GroES; misfolded proteins enter the barrel where they are refolded when GroES binds), producing the protein MAAKDVKFDTDARNKMLNGVNILANAVKVTLGPKGRNVVLDKSFGAPRITKDGVSVAKEIELEDKFENMGAQMVKEVASRTNDEAGDGTTTATVLAQAIVREGLKQVAAGLNPMDLKRGIDLATTKVVESIKSAAREVKDSDEVAQVGTISANGEAEIGQQIAGAMQKVGNEGVITVEENKGLETETDVVEGMQFDRGYLSPYFVTNADKMTAELEDCMILLHEKKLSSLQPMVPLLEQVIQSQKPLLIIAEDVEGEALATLVVNKLRGGLKIAAVKAPGFGDRRKAMLQDIAILTGGQVISEDLGMKLEGVTMDMLGTAKKVQITKDETTVVDGAGEKAEIEARVAQIRNQIEETTSDYDREKLQERVAKLAGGVAVIRVGGMTEVEVKERKDRVDDALNATRAAVQEGVVVGGGVALVQGAKALDGLTGANPDQDAGIAIVRRAIEAPLRQIAENAGVDGAVVAGKVRESSDTSFGFNAQTEEYGDMFSFGVIDPAKVVRTALEDAASIAGLLVTTEAMVADKPAKDGAAGGGMPDMGGMGGMGGMM; encoded by the coding sequence ATGGCTGCTAAGGACGTCAAATTCGATACCGATGCCCGTAACAAGATGCTTAACGGCGTCAACATTCTGGCAAACGCGGTAAAAGTAACACTGGGCCCAAAAGGCCGTAACGTCGTTCTCGACAAATCCTTCGGCGCACCACGCATCACCAAAGACGGTGTTTCGGTTGCCAAGGAAATCGAACTGGAAGACAAGTTCGAGAACATGGGCGCGCAAATGGTGAAAGAAGTCGCCAGCCGCACCAACGACGAAGCCGGCGACGGCACGACAACTGCAACTGTTCTGGCACAAGCGATCGTTCGCGAAGGTCTGAAGCAGGTTGCAGCGGGCCTGAACCCAATGGATCTGAAGCGCGGCATCGATCTGGCCACAACCAAAGTGGTTGAGTCGATCAAATCTGCGGCACGCGAAGTTAAAGACAGCGACGAAGTTGCGCAGGTTGGTACAATCTCAGCCAACGGCGAAGCCGAAATCGGTCAGCAAATCGCAGGCGCGATGCAAAAAGTTGGCAACGAGGGCGTGATCACTGTTGAAGAGAACAAAGGTCTGGAAACAGAAACCGATGTTGTTGAAGGCATGCAGTTCGACCGCGGCTACCTGTCACCTTACTTTGTCACCAATGCTGACAAAATGACAGCTGAGCTGGAAGATTGCATGATCTTGCTGCACGAGAAGAAACTCTCAAGCCTGCAGCCAATGGTTCCACTGCTGGAGCAAGTTATCCAGTCGCAAAAACCACTGCTGATCATCGCAGAAGATGTTGAAGGCGAAGCGCTGGCAACTTTGGTTGTTAACAAACTGCGCGGCGGCCTGAAAATTGCTGCTGTCAAAGCACCTGGTTTCGGCGATCGCCGCAAAGCCATGCTGCAGGACATCGCAATTCTGACCGGTGGTCAGGTCATCAGCGAAGATCTGGGCATGAAGCTCGAAGGCGTTACAATGGACATGCTTGGCACTGCCAAGAAAGTTCAGATCACCAAAGACGAAACCACTGTTGTGGACGGCGCTGGTGAGAAAGCTGAGATCGAAGCACGTGTTGCTCAGATCCGTAACCAAATCGAAGAAACCACTTCCGATTACGATCGTGAAAAACTGCAAGAGCGCGTTGCCAAACTGGCTGGCGGTGTTGCTGTTATCCGAGTTGGCGGCATGACCGAAGTTGAAGTGAAAGAGCGTAAAGACCGTGTTGATGACGCGCTGAACGCAACCCGCGCTGCCGTACAAGAAGGCGTTGTTGTGGGTGGTGGTGTTGCTCTGGTTCAGGGTGCAAAAGCTCTGGACGGTCTGACAGGTGCAAACCCTGATCAGGACGCAGGCATTGCCATCGTTCGTCGCGCAATCGAGGCACCTCTGCGTCAGATCGCAGAAAACGCTGGTGTTGACGGTGCGGTTGTTGCGGGCAAAGTTCGCGAATCTTCCGACACATCGTTCGGCTTCAACGCGCAAACCGAAGAATATGGCGACATGTTCTCCTTCGGCGTGATCGACCCTGCCAAAGTTGTTCGTACAGCTCTGGAAGACGCGGCATCGATTGCTGGCCTGCTGGTCACAACCGAAGCCATGGTTGCCGACAAGCCTGCCAAAGACGGCGCAGCCGGTGGCGGCATGCCTGACATGGGCGGCATGGGCGGCATGGGCGGCATGATGTAA
- a CDS encoding co-chaperone GroES: MAFKPLHDRVLVRRVESEEKTSGGLIIPDSAKEKPSEGEVVSCGEGARKDNGDLIGMAVSAGDRILFGKWSGTEITIDGEELLIMKENDILGVMA; the protein is encoded by the coding sequence ATGGCATTTAAACCGCTACATGACCGTGTTCTTGTACGTCGCGTTGAAAGCGAAGAGAAAACATCCGGTGGTCTGATCATTCCAGACAGCGCCAAAGAAAAGCCTAGCGAAGGCGAAGTTGTTTCCTGCGGCGAAGGCGCCCGCAAAGACAACGGCGATCTGATCGGCATGGCCGTCAGCGCGGGCGACCGCATCCTGTTCGGCAAATGGTCCGGCACAGAAATCACGATCGACGGCGAAGAGCTGCTGATCATGAAAGAAAACGACATTCTGGGCGTAATGGCCTGA
- a CDS encoding cytochrome ubiquinol oxidase subunit I: MFDHLTAEILARMQFAFTVSFHIIFPAFSIGLASYLAVLNALWLRSQDVTYLALFNYWKKIFAIGFGMGVVSGIVMSYQFGTNWSVFSDKTGPVLGPLMAYEVLSAFFLEAGFLGIMLFGRERVGDGLHMVATAMVALGTLMSATWILSVNSWMQTPVGYGINDVGQFIPEDWWAIVFNPSFPYRLVHMVLAAYLSTALVVGATGAWQLLRDAQNGPARRMFSMAMWMLAVVAPIQIYAGDLHGLNTLEHQPVKIMAMEGHYDSHPHGAPLILFGIPNPAEKRIDYAIEIPKLSSLILKHHWDAPLDGLDTIPDEDEPPVAIVFWSFRIMVSLGFAMLGLGAWALWRRIRGRLYEGRWLYYAAIAMGPMGFVAVLAGWVTTEVGRQPFTVYGLLRTSDSLAPVAAPAVATSLLAFIIVYFFVFGAGIVYILMIMNRTVDAPAPLSEGPLRTARPQSAEGEA, translated from the coding sequence ATGTTTGACCACTTGACAGCAGAAATCTTGGCACGAATGCAGTTTGCTTTCACTGTTTCGTTCCACATTATATTTCCGGCCTTCTCAATCGGGCTTGCAAGCTATCTTGCGGTGCTGAACGCCCTGTGGTTGCGAAGCCAGGACGTGACTTATTTAGCGCTTTTCAATTACTGGAAAAAGATCTTTGCGATTGGCTTCGGCATGGGCGTAGTGTCGGGAATCGTGATGTCTTATCAGTTCGGCACCAATTGGTCGGTGTTCAGTGATAAGACCGGCCCGGTTTTGGGACCACTGATGGCTTACGAGGTGCTGTCAGCCTTCTTCCTTGAGGCCGGGTTTCTCGGGATCATGCTTTTTGGCCGGGAACGTGTCGGAGACGGGCTTCACATGGTTGCGACGGCGATGGTTGCCTTAGGAACTCTTATGTCGGCCACCTGGATTCTGTCAGTGAACAGCTGGATGCAAACACCCGTTGGCTATGGAATAAACGATGTCGGGCAGTTCATACCCGAGGATTGGTGGGCCATCGTCTTCAATCCGTCCTTCCCTTACAGGCTGGTCCATATGGTTCTTGCAGCCTACCTTTCGACAGCACTCGTGGTAGGCGCAACCGGCGCCTGGCAGCTTTTGCGTGACGCGCAGAATGGACCCGCCCGGCGCATGTTTTCTATGGCAATGTGGATGTTGGCTGTCGTCGCGCCGATCCAGATTTATGCGGGCGACCTGCATGGTCTGAACACGTTGGAGCATCAGCCCGTAAAAATCATGGCGATGGAGGGGCATTACGACAGCCACCCACACGGTGCACCACTGATCCTGTTTGGCATTCCCAACCCGGCTGAGAAGCGTATCGATTATGCGATTGAAATTCCAAAACTGTCGAGCCTGATCCTCAAGCACCACTGGGATGCGCCGCTTGACGGGCTTGATACCATCCCGGACGAGGATGAACCGCCCGTCGCCATCGTGTTCTGGTCCTTTCGCATCATGGTCAGCCTGGGCTTTGCCATGCTGGGGCTTGGTGCCTGGGCGCTATGGCGACGAATACGCGGACGACTTTATGAAGGGCGCTGGCTTTATTATGCAGCTATTGCGATGGGTCCGATGGGATTTGTCGCGGTACTGGCAGGTTGGGTCACGACCGAGGTCGGACGGCAACCTTTCACGGTCTACGGCTTGTTGCGCACCTCTGACAGCCTGGCGCCGGTCGCTGCGCCAGCTGTCGCAACCTCGTTGCTAGCGTTCATAATTGTCTACTTCTTCGTTTTCGGAGCGGGAATAGTCTACATCCTGATGATTATGAATCGCACTGTGGATGCCCCCGCACCTCTGTCCGAAGGTCCTTTGCGCACAGCACGACCGCAATCAGCGGAGGGAGAAGCATGA
- the cydB gene encoding cytochrome d ubiquinol oxidase subunit II produces the protein MMGVELSFIWAGIIAFSVLTYVILDGFDLGIGILFPTLRSERDKAAAMNSIAPVWDGNETWLVMGGGGLFAVFPLAYAIVMPALYMPIMIMLLALVFRGVAFEYRWRTERWKPVWDVGFFVGSTLAALMQGIALGALVQGVEIADRAYAGGWWDWLTPFSVLTGVSVVVGYALLGATWLNLKTSGAMQLKMRNYTPKLATVTLAAIGGVSLWTPFLDPAYFERWFSFPGNLYTLIVPLLVLICVWKLFSGLRKGHELGPFIAALSLFVLSFIGLGISFYPHIIPPSLTIAEAAAPDESLAFALVGTVILVPVILGYTAYAYWVFRGKIDPDEGYH, from the coding sequence ATGATGGGGGTCGAGCTTTCCTTCATCTGGGCAGGAATTATCGCCTTCTCTGTGTTGACCTATGTGATCCTTGACGGCTTTGATCTTGGCATAGGAATTCTCTTTCCGACGCTGAGATCCGAAAGGGACAAAGCCGCAGCGATGAACTCCATTGCACCTGTTTGGGATGGGAACGAAACTTGGCTGGTCATGGGTGGCGGCGGGCTCTTTGCTGTTTTTCCATTGGCTTACGCCATAGTGATGCCAGCGCTGTACATGCCGATCATGATTATGCTTCTGGCACTGGTCTTTCGCGGTGTGGCGTTCGAATATCGCTGGCGAACAGAGCGCTGGAAGCCCGTATGGGATGTTGGTTTCTTCGTTGGATCGACCCTGGCGGCGCTTATGCAGGGGATCGCCCTTGGCGCGCTTGTTCAAGGTGTTGAAATCGCCGACCGCGCCTATGCTGGTGGCTGGTGGGACTGGTTGACGCCTTTTTCGGTACTGACAGGTGTTTCTGTTGTCGTCGGCTATGCACTTCTCGGTGCAACCTGGCTTAATCTCAAGACCAGCGGCGCCATGCAATTAAAAATGCGGAACTACACACCAAAGCTGGCAACAGTCACACTGGCGGCAATCGGCGGAGTCAGCCTTTGGACTCCTTTTCTCGATCCGGCCTACTTTGAACGCTGGTTCAGTTTTCCAGGCAATCTTTACACGTTGATTGTGCCTCTGTTGGTTCTGATTTGCGTCTGGAAACTGTTTTCCGGGCTACGCAAGGGCCACGAACTTGGTCCATTTATTGCCGCACTTAGCCTATTCGTCCTTAGCTTTATCGGCCTGGGTATCAGCTTTTATCCTCACATCATACCACCCAGCCTGACCATCGCCGAAGCCGCCGCACCAGATGAAAGTCTTGCCTTCGCATTGGTTGGAACGGTGATACTAGTGCCGGTCATCCTAGGCTATACCGCCTACGCCTATTGGGTATTCCGCGGGAAAATTGACCCTGATGAGGGCTACCATTGA